The following proteins are encoded in a genomic region of Cryptomeria japonica chromosome 11, Sugi_1.0, whole genome shotgun sequence:
- the LOC131068560 gene encoding uncharacterized protein LOC131068560: MKMSMYKYETNAAFDTEAFNQIILPPAFALKFQTCFKENNPSLGESMASLMTAGVEQDEEQRIEVELNDAHKRLENLSCYLAILSIFFMFAVLRGLMDLKKDRESIVVGVFMGAIFTSIEIGVIFGIGRMVIGWSLLTKRAMLFGKVIFCISEGLFMVSLFAAIYLLMQSQLKWVAIGVTSGVVVIGVVILAIVYRVLELYTGTTVGFTPLACLAFRFGGLTAVLIISLML; this comes from the exons ATGAAAATGAGTATGTATAAATATGAAACCAATGCAGCATTCGATACAGAAGCTTTCAATCAG ATCATATTGCCACCTGCATTTGCTTTAAAGTTTCAAACCTGCTTCAAAGAAAATAATCCATCCCTTGGTGAGTCT ATGGCATCGTTGATGACTGCCGGTGTTGAACAGGACGAAGAACAAAGGATTGAAGTTGAGCTCAATGATGCCCATAAAAGGCTGGAAAATTTATCCTGCTATTTGGCGATATTATCGATCTTCTTCATGTTCGCGGTGTTAAGGGGTTTGATGGATTTGAAGAAAGACAGGGAATCCATTGTTGTGGGGGTATTTATGGGGGCTATCTTTACCTCAATAGAGATTGGAGTGATCTTTGGGATTGGGAGGATGGTCATTGGGTGGTCCCTTCTTACAAAAAGAGCCATGTTATTTGGGAAGGTGATTTTCTGCATCTCTGAAGGATTATTCATGGTGAGCCTCTTTGCGGCAATTTATCTGCTGATGCAGTCTCAATTAAAATGGGTTGCAATCGGTGTGACTTCAGGAGTTGTAGTTATTGGGGTAGTAATTTTAGCTATTGTGTATAGAGTGTTGGAATTGTATACTGGTACTACTGTGGGATTCACACCATTGGCTTGCCTTGCTTTTCGTTTTGGTGGGCTAACTGCAGTCCTCATTATTTCACTTATGCTCTAA